From a single Paraburkholderia edwinii genomic region:
- a CDS encoding polyprenyl synthetase family protein produces the protein MNFEQWMRTVLERVEQALDRHLPPTTTAPARLHEAMRYAVMGGGKRVRPLLCHAAGELTSARAESLEAAAAALEMVHVYSLVHDDMPCMDDDALRRGKPTVHVQYDEATALLVGDALQSQAFVALTEGGALAPAQQAALTRELALAIGSIGMAGGQAIDLASVGHKLTREQLETMHRMKTGALLRGAVRMGALAGETPDANTLRALDAYAAAVGLAFQVVDDILDATSDSATLGKTAGKDAKDGKPTYVSIIGLDASRALAAQLRSDAHAALAPFGTRAQRLAELADLVVNRVS, from the coding sequence ATGAATTTCGAACAATGGATGCGCACGGTGCTCGAGCGCGTAGAACAGGCTCTCGATCGCCACCTGCCGCCCACCACGACCGCGCCGGCCCGCCTGCATGAGGCGATGCGCTACGCGGTAATGGGCGGCGGCAAGCGGGTCCGTCCGTTGCTCTGCCATGCGGCAGGCGAGTTGACCAGCGCGCGCGCCGAATCGCTCGAGGCTGCCGCTGCCGCACTTGAAATGGTCCATGTGTACTCGCTCGTGCACGATGACATGCCGTGCATGGACGATGACGCCCTGCGCCGCGGCAAGCCGACGGTGCACGTGCAATACGATGAAGCGACGGCGCTGCTGGTCGGCGATGCGCTGCAGTCGCAGGCATTCGTCGCGCTGACTGAAGGCGGGGCGCTGGCTCCCGCACAGCAGGCAGCGCTTACGCGCGAGCTCGCACTCGCAATCGGCTCGATCGGCATGGCAGGCGGCCAGGCCATCGATCTCGCCAGCGTCGGCCACAAGCTCACGCGCGAACAGCTCGAAACGATGCACCGCATGAAGACCGGCGCATTGTTGCGCGGCGCGGTGCGCATGGGTGCGCTCGCCGGCGAAACGCCCGATGCGAACACGCTGCGCGCGCTCGACGCATACGCGGCGGCCGTGGGCCTCGCCTTCCAGGTGGTCGACGACATCCTTGACGCCACATCCGATTCGGCCACGCTCGGCAAGACCGCGGGCAAGGATGCGAAGGACGGCAAACCGACTTATGTATCGATTATCGGGCTCGACGCATCGCGCGCGCTCGCGGCGCAACTGCGCAGCGATGCACACGCGGCGCTTGCGCCCTTCGGCACGCGCGCACAGCGTCTTGCCGAGCTTGCAGACCTGGTTGTGAACCGGGTCAGTTAA
- a CDS encoding exodeoxyribonuclease VII small subunit has translation MANTASNQNADTSPAAEAGAPLPDTYEAALAELEGLVGRMEGGSLSLEESLAAYRRGAALVAFCQQQLEKVEQQVRVLDGETLKPLPTTAADSGDDDL, from the coding sequence ATGGCGAACACCGCATCTAACCAGAACGCTGATACGTCCCCCGCGGCAGAGGCCGGTGCGCCGCTGCCCGACACGTACGAAGCGGCGCTCGCGGAGCTTGAAGGGCTCGTCGGGCGCATGGAGGGCGGCAGCTTGAGTCTTGAGGAATCGCTTGCCGCGTACCGGCGCGGCGCTGCCCTCGTGGCGTTCTGCCAGCAGCAGCTCGAAAAAGTTGAACAACAGGTACGCGTGCTCGATGGCGAGACGCTCAAGCCGCTCCCCACAACCGCCGCTGATAGCGGAGACGACGATCTATGA
- a CDS encoding aromatic ring-hydroxylating oxygenase subunit alpha produces MSNLSNALQLRSIHSQLPVAAYFDEALLTRELETLFRKGPRYVGHELMVPETGNYFALPSESEGRVLVRNQQSNIELLSNVCRHRQAIMLNGRGSTENIVCPLHRWTYDLNGQLLGAPHFADNPCLNLGATSLQNWHGLLFEAHGRDVAKDLARLGTKDHFDFTDYMFDHVEVHECNYNWKTFIEVYLEDYHVVPFHPGLGSFVNCDDLKWEFGDWYSVQTVGVHNGLARAGSPTYAKWHDEVLRFRDGKPPEFGAIWMVYYPGIMIEWYPHVLVVSWLIPRGPQKTTNVVEFYYPEEIALFERDFIEAERAAYLETAREDDEIAERMDAGRRALMERGESQVGPYQSPMEDGMQHFHEFLRRELGKI; encoded by the coding sequence ATGTCCAATCTGAGCAATGCGCTGCAGCTGCGATCTATTCATAGTCAGCTGCCAGTCGCGGCTTACTTTGACGAAGCGCTTCTTACGCGCGAACTCGAAACCCTTTTCAGGAAAGGTCCTCGTTACGTCGGGCACGAATTGATGGTGCCCGAAACGGGAAACTATTTTGCCCTGCCGAGCGAAAGCGAAGGGCGCGTCCTCGTTCGCAACCAGCAATCGAACATCGAACTGCTGTCGAACGTGTGCCGGCACCGCCAGGCCATCATGCTGAACGGCCGCGGCAGCACGGAGAATATCGTCTGTCCCCTGCATCGCTGGACGTACGATCTGAATGGCCAGCTGCTTGGCGCACCGCATTTCGCGGACAACCCCTGTCTGAATCTCGGCGCGACGTCGCTGCAGAACTGGCACGGGCTGCTCTTCGAAGCGCACGGTCGCGATGTCGCGAAAGACCTTGCACGTCTGGGCACGAAAGACCACTTCGACTTTACGGACTACATGTTCGATCACGTCGAAGTCCACGAGTGCAACTACAACTGGAAGACCTTTATCGAGGTCTATCTCGAGGACTATCACGTCGTGCCGTTCCATCCGGGCCTCGGCAGCTTCGTGAATTGCGACGACCTCAAATGGGAATTCGGCGACTGGTACAGCGTGCAAACGGTAGGCGTGCATAACGGCCTCGCGCGCGCGGGCAGTCCGACCTACGCCAAGTGGCACGATGAAGTGCTGCGTTTCCGCGACGGCAAGCCGCCCGAATTCGGCGCGATCTGGATGGTGTACTACCCGGGCATCATGATCGAGTGGTACCCGCATGTGCTCGTCGTGTCGTGGCTGATTCCGCGCGGACCGCAAAAAACCACCAACGTCGTCGAGTTCTATTACCCTGAGGAAATCGCGCTGTTCGAACGGGATTTCATCGAGGCCGAGCGCGCCGCCTATCTGGAAACGGCTCGCGAAGACGACGAAATCGCCGAGCGCATGGACGCCGGCCGCCGCGCGCTGATGGAGCGCGGCGAATCGCAGGTCGGTCCTTACCAGAGCCCGATGGAAGACGGCATGCAGCACTTCCACGAGTTTCTGCGCCGCGAGCTGGGCAAGATCTGA
- a CDS encoding sulfurtransferase encodes MSQNTPHTHHTTLISSENLAERLASAPDGVFIADCRFDLIDTEAGAKAYAAGHLPHAHYLHLDRDLSGAKTGTNGRHPLPDRQHLVDTLAARGLKQGQQVVAYDAHGGMYAARLWWLLRWLGHDSVALLDGGLQAWQAAGHPLTQDVPHATRGDFKAGKPLAVTVDAQAVEHNLNTHERTLLDARAADRYRGENETLDRVGGHIPGALNRFFKDNLTADGRFKSAHTLRDEFGAVMPGVAAERVVLQCGSGVTACHNALAMEIAGLHGAALYPGSWSEWSANPARPVATGAKP; translated from the coding sequence ATGTCCCAGAACACACCCCACACTCATCACACGACTCTCATCTCGTCTGAGAATCTCGCCGAGCGTCTCGCATCGGCGCCGGACGGCGTGTTTATTGCAGATTGCCGATTCGACCTGATCGATACCGAAGCGGGCGCGAAAGCCTATGCGGCCGGGCATTTGCCGCATGCGCATTACCTGCATCTCGATCGCGATCTGTCGGGCGCGAAGACGGGCACGAATGGGCGTCATCCGTTACCCGATCGTCAACATCTCGTCGATACGCTTGCTGCGCGGGGGTTGAAGCAAGGTCAGCAAGTGGTCGCATATGACGCGCACGGCGGCATGTATGCGGCGCGCTTGTGGTGGCTACTACGCTGGCTCGGGCACGATTCGGTCGCGCTGCTCGACGGCGGACTGCAGGCCTGGCAGGCGGCCGGTCATCCGCTCACGCAAGATGTACCGCACGCCACGCGCGGCGACTTCAAGGCCGGCAAGCCGCTCGCGGTGACCGTCGATGCGCAGGCCGTCGAACACAACCTGAACACGCACGAGCGCACGCTGCTCGATGCGCGCGCCGCCGATCGCTACCGTGGCGAGAACGAGACGCTCGATCGCGTCGGCGGGCATATTCCCGGCGCGTTGAACCGCTTCTTCAAAGACAACCTGACCGCCGACGGCCGCTTCAAATCGGCGCATACGTTGCGCGACGAGTTCGGCGCTGTGATGCCTGGCGTCGCGGCGGAGCGCGTCGTGCTGCAATGCGGTTCCGGCGTAACCGCATGCCATAACGCGCTCGCGATGGAGATTGCCGGTTTGCACGGCGCCGCGTTGTATCCGGGCTCGTGGAGCGAGTGGAGCGCGAACCCGGCGCGGCCGGTTGCGACGGGGGCCAAGCCTTAG
- a CDS encoding dienelactone hydrolase family protein, translating into MLKPEIDSLIPHVPFNRRTFIKAAIGTGFAASVLPVSAQTVHTDSEGLEAGEVGIHSGDTLVPAYRAQPKGKTHLPVIIVVHEIFGVHEHIADVCRRFAKAGYLAIAPDLYVRQGDASAYTSMQQLNEQLVSKVPDEQVLQDLDATFAWAGEHGGDLNRVGLTGFCWGGRIAWLYAEHNPRLKAAVAFYGRVVGTPSTLQPSNPIDHVGDLKVPVLGLYGLQDQSIPQDTLEKMKGLIAQGPQQARGSQFVVYNDAGHAFFADYRPSYRKADAEDAWRRVLAWFKQHGV; encoded by the coding sequence ATGCTGAAGCCTGAAATCGACAGTCTGATTCCGCACGTCCCTTTCAATCGCCGCACGTTTATCAAAGCGGCAATCGGCACCGGCTTCGCGGCTTCCGTGCTGCCGGTCTCGGCACAAACCGTCCATACCGATAGCGAAGGCCTCGAAGCAGGCGAAGTCGGCATCCATTCCGGCGACACGCTGGTGCCCGCCTATCGTGCGCAGCCGAAAGGCAAGACGCATCTGCCGGTCATCATCGTCGTGCATGAGATCTTCGGCGTGCACGAGCATATCGCCGACGTGTGCCGGCGCTTTGCGAAGGCCGGCTATCTGGCGATTGCGCCGGACCTCTACGTGCGGCAAGGCGATGCGTCTGCTTATACGAGCATGCAGCAGTTGAACGAGCAACTCGTCAGCAAGGTGCCGGACGAGCAGGTCCTGCAGGATCTCGATGCGACGTTCGCGTGGGCAGGTGAGCATGGCGGCGATCTGAACCGCGTCGGTTTGACCGGCTTTTGCTGGGGCGGGCGGATCGCGTGGCTCTATGCGGAACACAATCCACGTCTGAAGGCGGCCGTCGCGTTCTATGGCCGCGTGGTCGGCACGCCGTCAACCTTGCAGCCGTCGAATCCGATCGACCATGTAGGCGATCTGAAGGTGCCGGTGCTGGGACTATACGGTCTCCAGGACCAGAGCATCCCGCAGGACACGCTCGAGAAAATGAAAGGGCTGATCGCGCAGGGGCCGCAGCAGGCGCGCGGTTCGCAGTTCGTCGTCTATAACGATGCGGGGCATGCGTTCTTCGCCGACTATCGGCCAAGCTATCGAAAGGCCGATGCGGAAGACGCTTGGCGCCGCGTGCTTGCGTGGTTCAAGCAGCACGGCGTTTGA
- a CDS encoding NAD(P)/FAD-dependent oxidoreductase, with the protein MHRIVVVGGGAGGLELATRLGDRYGRGKRAENASVQVTLVDRYPTHVWKPLLHEVAAGSLDPFTQELPYAAQARWHGFDFQQGELTKLDRAAKRITLSAIADDDGAELLPQREIGYDTLVIAIGSTTHFFGVQGAKENSIALDTVPQAERFRKRLIAACVRAEYRTEHLGEQKAAQPQGEALDFAQAQAQAEAQAHAQAAAAQPDGPRIQVAIVGGGATGVELSAELRNTAHVLSAYGLHKLDPRHDIGIVLIEAGPRILPALQERVSTATTELLTKLGVQVMVGETVAEVAPGSVRTASGKTLRADLTVWAAGIKAPAVLGELDGLPVNRLGQLLVRRTLQTEIDDDIFALGDCAACPWPGNERNVPPRAQAAHQQASFLLRVIADRLAGRPLQEFTYRDFGSLVSLGHFSAVGNLMGGVIGGSMLIEGLFARFMYMSLYRLHIAALHGYARMVLDTFAHWLHRTTSPRVKLH; encoded by the coding sequence ATGCATCGTATCGTCGTCGTGGGTGGGGGAGCGGGTGGGCTGGAGCTGGCCACGCGTCTCGGTGACCGTTATGGGCGCGGCAAGCGCGCGGAGAACGCGAGCGTGCAGGTCACGCTGGTCGACCGTTATCCGACGCATGTGTGGAAGCCGCTGCTGCATGAGGTGGCGGCGGGCAGCCTCGATCCGTTCACGCAGGAGCTGCCCTATGCGGCGCAGGCGCGCTGGCATGGTTTCGATTTTCAGCAAGGTGAGCTGACGAAGCTCGACCGTGCGGCGAAACGCATCACGCTCTCCGCCATTGCGGACGACGACGGCGCGGAGTTGCTGCCGCAGCGCGAGATCGGATACGACACGCTCGTGATCGCGATCGGCAGCACGACGCATTTCTTCGGCGTGCAGGGCGCGAAGGAGAATTCAATTGCGCTCGATACGGTGCCGCAGGCGGAGCGCTTCCGGAAGCGGTTGATTGCGGCGTGCGTGCGCGCGGAGTACCGGACTGAGCATCTGGGTGAACAGAAGGCCGCGCAGCCGCAGGGTGAGGCGCTGGACTTCGCGCAGGCACAGGCGCAGGCCGAAGCTCAGGCTCACGCGCAAGCGGCTGCCGCACAGCCGGACGGACCGCGTATCCAGGTTGCCATCGTCGGCGGCGGCGCAACGGGCGTCGAGCTCTCGGCCGAACTGCGCAATACCGCGCACGTGCTGTCCGCGTATGGTTTGCACAAGCTCGATCCGCGCCACGATATCGGCATCGTGCTGATTGAAGCGGGCCCGCGCATCTTGCCCGCGCTGCAGGAACGTGTATCCACGGCGACCACGGAACTGCTGACGAAGCTCGGCGTGCAGGTGATGGTCGGCGAGACGGTCGCCGAAGTCGCGCCCGGTTCCGTGCGCACCGCGAGCGGCAAAACGCTGCGCGCCGATCTGACGGTCTGGGCGGCCGGCATCAAGGCGCCCGCGGTGCTCGGCGAACTCGACGGCCTGCCGGTCAACCGGCTCGGTCAACTGCTCGTGCGCCGCACGCTGCAAACCGAAATCGACGACGACATCTTTGCGCTCGGCGACTGCGCCGCGTGTCCGTGGCCCGGTAACGAGCGCAATGTCCCGCCGCGCGCACAGGCCGCGCACCAGCAGGCGAGCTTCCTGTTGAGGGTGATCGCGGACCGGCTCGCGGGACGTCCGTTGCAGGAGTTCACGTATCGCGACTTCGGCTCGCTCGTGTCGCTCGGTCATTTCAGCGCGGTCGGCAATCTGATGGGCGGCGTGATCGGCGGCAGTATGCTGATCGAAGGGCTGTTCGCGCGCTTCATGTATATGTCGCTTTACCGGTTGCATATCGCCGCGTTGCACGGCTATGCGCGCATGGTGCTCGACACGTTCGCGCACTGGCTGCATCGCACGACGTCGCCTCGCGTGAAGCTGCATTGA
- the polA gene encoding DNA polymerase I yields MPDLRGPDGAPTGALYGIINMLRRMRKEVIAEYSACVFDAKGKTFRDDWYPQYKANRPSMPDDLSRQIEPIHVAVRALGWPLLMIDGVEADDVIGTLAKQAERHGMKVVVSTGDKDLAQLVTDHVTLINTMTNETLDRDGVLAKFGVPPELIVDYLSLIGDTVDNVPGVEKCGPKTAVKWLTQFETLDGIVAHAAEIKGAVGDNLRRALDFLPMAKKLVTVDTACDLSQHITSIEASLASREEARDELRDVFTRHGFKTWLREVEAAEVVEGPGAGETPAPVINGVRHYDTVQTWEKFDEWLAKIEAAEITAFDTETTSLDPMVAELVGFSVSVEPGHAAYIPVAHRGPDAPVQLPRDEVLAKLKPWLESADRKKVGQHLKYDEQVLANYGITMDGVEHDTLLQSYVLESHRSHDMDSLALRHLGLKTIKYEDVAGKGVQQIGFDEVALDQAAAYAAEDADITLQLHQALYPQVKAEEGLDFVYGKIELPTARVLRKMERNGVLIDAEKLQRQSNEIAVRLIELEKEAYVLAEGEFNMGSPKQIGQIFFEKLQLPVIKKTPSGAPSTDEEVLQKLAEDYPLPKLLLEHRGLSKLKSTYTDKLPRMVNARTGRVHTNYAQAVAVTGRLASNDPNLQNIPVRTGEGRRIREAFIAPPGHKLVSADYSQIELRIMAHISGDESLLRSFAQGEDIHRATASEVFSVTPIEVSSDQRRIAKVINFGLIYGMSSFGLASNLGITRDAAKLYIDRYFARYPGVARYMDDTRASAKAKGYVETVFGRRLWLPEINGGNGPRRQAAERAAINAPMQGTAADLIKLSMIAVQNWLDESRIGTRMIMQVHDELILEVPDEELSLVRERLPELMCGVASLKVPLVAEVGAGANWEEAH; encoded by the coding sequence ATGCCTGATTTGCGCGGCCCGGACGGTGCACCGACGGGCGCGCTGTACGGCATCATCAACATGCTGCGCCGTATGCGCAAGGAAGTCATCGCAGAGTATAGCGCGTGCGTGTTCGACGCGAAGGGCAAGACCTTCCGCGACGACTGGTACCCGCAGTACAAGGCAAACCGCCCGTCGATGCCTGACGACCTGAGCCGCCAGATCGAGCCGATTCATGTGGCCGTGCGCGCGCTCGGCTGGCCGCTTCTGATGATCGACGGCGTCGAGGCCGACGACGTGATCGGCACGCTCGCGAAACAGGCCGAGCGGCACGGCATGAAGGTGGTCGTTTCCACCGGCGACAAAGATCTCGCGCAGCTCGTGACTGACCATGTCACCCTCATCAATACGATGACGAACGAGACGCTCGATCGCGATGGCGTGCTCGCCAAGTTCGGCGTGCCGCCCGAGCTTATCGTCGATTATCTGTCGTTGATCGGCGATACCGTCGACAACGTGCCCGGCGTCGAGAAGTGCGGCCCGAAGACAGCCGTCAAATGGCTCACGCAATTCGAAACGCTTGATGGCATCGTCGCACATGCGGCCGAGATCAAAGGTGCGGTAGGAGACAATCTGCGCCGTGCGCTCGATTTCCTGCCGATGGCGAAGAAGCTCGTGACGGTCGATACCGCATGCGATCTGAGCCAGCACATCACTTCGATCGAAGCGTCGCTTGCGTCGCGCGAAGAAGCGCGCGACGAACTGCGCGATGTGTTCACGCGGCACGGCTTCAAGACCTGGCTACGTGAAGTCGAAGCGGCGGAAGTGGTCGAAGGACCGGGCGCCGGCGAGACGCCCGCGCCGGTCATCAACGGCGTGCGCCATTACGACACCGTGCAGACGTGGGAAAAATTCGACGAGTGGCTCGCGAAGATAGAGGCCGCAGAAATTACCGCGTTCGATACCGAAACGACGTCGCTCGATCCGATGGTCGCGGAACTCGTGGGTTTCTCGGTATCGGTCGAACCGGGTCATGCGGCGTATATTCCGGTTGCGCATCGCGGGCCCGACGCGCCCGTGCAATTGCCGCGCGATGAAGTGCTTGCGAAGCTCAAACCGTGGCTCGAAAGTGCGGATCGGAAGAAGGTCGGCCAGCATCTGAAATACGATGAACAGGTGCTGGCGAACTATGGCATCACGATGGACGGCGTCGAACACGACACGCTGTTGCAGTCGTATGTGCTCGAGTCGCATCGCTCGCACGATATGGACAGCCTCGCGCTGCGTCACCTGGGACTGAAGACCATCAAGTACGAAGACGTTGCGGGCAAGGGCGTGCAACAGATCGGCTTCGACGAGGTTGCGCTGGACCAGGCCGCGGCCTATGCGGCCGAAGATGCGGACATTACGTTGCAGCTGCACCAGGCGCTCTATCCGCAGGTAAAGGCCGAAGAGGGGCTCGACTTCGTCTACGGCAAGATCGAGTTACCGACCGCGCGCGTGCTGCGCAAGATGGAACGCAATGGCGTGCTGATCGATGCAGAGAAGCTGCAGCGGCAAAGCAACGAGATTGCGGTGCGTCTGATCGAACTCGAAAAAGAGGCGTACGTGCTCGCGGAGGGCGAGTTCAATATGGGCTCGCCGAAGCAGATCGGGCAGATCTTCTTCGAGAAGCTGCAATTGCCGGTCATCAAGAAAACGCCGAGCGGCGCGCCGTCCACCGATGAAGAGGTGCTGCAGAAGCTCGCCGAAGATTATCCGCTGCCGAAGCTGCTGCTCGAGCATCGCGGCCTGTCGAAGCTGAAGTCCACGTACACGGACAAGCTGCCGCGCATGGTCAATGCGCGCACGGGCCGCGTGCATACGAATTACGCGCAGGCCGTCGCGGTAACGGGCCGGCTTGCATCGAACGATCCGAACCTGCAGAACATTCCGGTGCGTACCGGCGAGGGCCGGCGTATCCGCGAAGCGTTTATCGCGCCGCCGGGCCACAAGCTTGTATCGGCCGACTACTCGCAAATCGAACTGCGCATCATGGCGCACATTTCGGGTGACGAGTCGTTGCTGCGCTCGTTCGCGCAAGGCGAGGACATTCACCGCGCCACCGCGTCCGAAGTGTTCAGCGTGACGCCGATCGAAGTGAGTTCCGATCAGCGGCGCATTGCGAAGGTGATCAACTTCGGCTTGATTTACGGCATGAGCTCGTTTGGGCTCGCGTCGAATCTCGGCATCACGCGCGATGCGGCCAAGCTTTATATCGACCGCTATTTCGCGCGCTATCCGGGCGTCGCGCGCTATATGGACGACACGCGCGCGAGCGCAAAGGCGAAGGGCTATGTCGAGACGGTGTTCGGGCGCCGTCTGTGGCTGCCCGAGATCAACGGCGGCAACGGACCGCGCCGGCAAGCGGCCGAACGCGCCGCGATCAACGCGCCGATGCAGGGCACTGCAGCGGATCTGATCAAGCTGTCGATGATCGCCGTGCAGAATTGGCTCGACGAATCGCGCATCGGCACGCGCATGATCATGCAGGTGCACGACGAACTGATACTCGAAGTACCCGATGAAGAGCTGTCCCTGGTTCGCGAGCGGCTGCCGGAGCTGATGTGCGGCGTCGCATCGCTGAAGGTGCCGCTCGTCGCGGAAGTCGGCGCGGGCGCGAACTGGGAAGAAGCGCATTGA
- a CDS encoding TIGR00730 family Rossman fold protein, which translates to MTKRKVIPSLRSLADQERATAKKARASWQMFTIMAEFIEATEYLSEIRPAVSIYGSARLKPNSPYYKLATQIARKLSDAGFAVISGGGPGIMEAANKGAHAGKAPSVGLNIELPHEQSGNQWQDISLRFRHFFTRKVTFVKNSDAVIVMPGGFGTLDELAEVLTLIQTKKSRHVPIIMVGAEFWKGLLGWFQDALVPMGLINPEDMKLMQVIDDPDQVLEAVLAFYEEREEAEVHPTKSDEDRMFYL; encoded by the coding sequence ATGACTAAGAGAAAAGTGATTCCGAGTCTGCGTTCGCTCGCAGATCAAGAGCGCGCAACAGCCAAGAAGGCACGCGCATCGTGGCAGATGTTCACGATTATGGCAGAGTTTATCGAGGCGACCGAGTACCTGTCGGAGATCCGGCCGGCCGTCAGCATCTACGGTTCGGCGCGCCTGAAACCGAATTCGCCTTACTACAAACTCGCCACGCAAATTGCACGCAAACTGTCCGACGCGGGCTTCGCGGTTATCTCCGGCGGCGGCCCCGGCATCATGGAAGCGGCCAATAAAGGTGCGCATGCGGGCAAGGCGCCGTCGGTCGGTCTCAACATCGAATTGCCGCACGAACAATCGGGCAATCAGTGGCAGGATATTTCACTGCGCTTCAGACATTTCTTCACGCGCAAGGTCACGTTCGTGAAGAATTCCGATGCAGTGATCGTCATGCCGGGAGGCTTCGGCACACTCGACGAACTGGCCGAAGTGCTCACGCTGATTCAGACCAAGAAGTCGCGTCACGTGCCGATCATCATGGTCGGCGCCGAGTTCTGGAAAGGGCTGCTCGGCTGGTTCCAGGATGCGCTCGTGCCGATGGGTCTCATCAATCCTGAAGACATGAAGCTCATGCAGGTGATCGACGATCCGGACCAGGTGCTCGAAGCCGTGCTCGCGTTCTATGAAGAACGCGAAGAGGCCGAAGTGCATCCGACGAAGTCGGACGAAGACCGGATGTTCTATCTGTAA
- a CDS encoding transcriptional regulator GcvA, with amino-acid sequence MTRKLPPFPALRAFEAAARHESFSAAADELHVTHGAISRQVAALESWVGVQVFDRIGKRVRLTDSGRRYLAQVRTAFDNIASATDQLRDTGVVHVLRINALSTFAMKWLLPRLSQFQRIAPNVELRLATSNAPVESIDGFDVAVRRGPAHWPNCVSGHFLDESEVPVCSPALLKRSPIRVADDLSRHVLLHSDTRPDAWRQWLATAGVKTKCRKKQSFDHFYLALQAAVDGLGVALGPLPIIDDELASGRLVMPLEGPRIALRGYWWVARREVADAPLVTQFCRWLEAQSKQTDAR; translated from the coding sequence ATGACCCGCAAGTTACCCCCGTTTCCCGCGCTACGCGCGTTCGAAGCCGCGGCGCGCCACGAAAGCTTCAGCGCCGCCGCGGACGAACTGCATGTGACGCACGGTGCAATCAGCCGCCAGGTCGCCGCGCTCGAATCGTGGGTCGGCGTGCAGGTATTCGACCGCATTGGCAAACGCGTGCGGCTTACCGACAGCGGCCGCCGTTATCTCGCGCAGGTGCGGACCGCGTTCGACAATATCGCGTCCGCTACCGACCAGTTGCGCGACACCGGTGTCGTACATGTGCTGCGCATCAATGCATTGTCGACCTTTGCGATGAAATGGCTGCTGCCGCGCTTGAGCCAGTTCCAGCGCATCGCGCCGAACGTCGAGCTTCGTCTCGCCACGTCGAATGCGCCCGTCGAATCGATCGACGGCTTCGACGTCGCGGTGCGGCGCGGGCCGGCGCACTGGCCGAATTGCGTCAGCGGCCATTTTCTCGACGAAAGCGAAGTGCCGGTCTGCAGTCCCGCGCTGCTGAAGCGCTCGCCGATTCGCGTGGCCGACGACCTGTCGCGTCACGTGCTGCTGCATTCCGATACGCGTCCCGACGCATGGCGTCAGTGGCTTGCCACTGCGGGCGTGAAAACGAAATGCCGCAAGAAGCAGTCGTTCGACCACTTCTATCTGGCGCTGCAAGCGGCTGTCGACGGCCTGGGCGTCGCGCTCGGGCCGCTGCCGATCATCGACGACGAACTCGCGTCGGGGCGTCTCGTGATGCCGCTCGAAGGGCCGCGCATTGCATTGCGCGGCTATTGGTGGGTCGCGCGGCGCGAAGTAGCCGATGCGCCGCTCGTCACGCAGTTCTGCCGCTGGCTCGAAGCGCAATCGAAACAGACGGATGCGCGCTAG
- a CDS encoding chromate transporter, with protein MNQHSSSSGPAASGTSGAPATPSEAAKSSAPSSASKTSALPDSDFAADAVPTVADLFKGFLGLGLTSFGGALPLARRTVVERHRWLSGAEFTDLLGLCQFLPGGNVINLAVAIGMRFRGWRGALAGLLGLIAGPSLVVIALGVLYEHTQNDPHVQHLFAGLAAAAAGLLIAMAAKILLPLRRNPIAAGIAALGFVAIAVLRFPLLPTMLVLTPLSIALAALAAAKSANGAGR; from the coding sequence ATGAATCAACACTCCTCTTCTTCCGGGCCGGCGGCGTCGGGGACGTCCGGGGCGCCCGCAACGCCGTCCGAGGCCGCGAAATCATCGGCGCCGTCATCCGCCTCGAAAACCAGCGCGTTGCCCGATAGCGATTTCGCCGCGGATGCCGTGCCCACCGTCGCCGATCTGTTCAAAGGCTTCCTCGGCCTCGGGCTCACCTCGTTCGGCGGCGCGCTGCCGCTGGCGCGGCGCACCGTCGTCGAACGGCACCGCTGGCTGTCGGGCGCCGAATTCACCGATCTATTGGGACTGTGCCAGTTTCTGCCGGGCGGCAACGTGATCAACCTGGCGGTTGCGATCGGCATGCGCTTTCGCGGCTGGCGCGGCGCGCTGGCGGGGCTGCTCGGTCTGATCGCCGGACCGTCGCTGGTGGTGATTGCGCTTGGCGTGCTTTACGAGCACACGCAGAACGATCCGCACGTGCAGCACCTGTTCGCCGGTCTCGCGGCCGCCGCGGCGGGCCTGCTGATCGCGATGGCGGCGAAAATCCTGCTGCCGCTCCGACGCAACCCGATTGCAGCCGGCATCGCCGCACTCGGCTTCGTGGCGATTGCGGTCCTGCGCTTTCCGCTGCTGCCCACGATGCTCGTGCTCACGCCCCTGAGCATCGCGCTTGCCGCACTCGCGGCCGCGAAGTCCGCGAACGGAGCCGGACGATGA